In a genomic window of Candidatus Thiothrix sulfatifontis:
- a CDS encoding DUF58 domain-containing protein, with amino-acid sequence MILPARRSFYAVGANAVVALVASVLPDFIGFWYVTVGISLLVAFADLLLVVTEPAPRGERFVPHSLPLGVKRTVRLRLHNTGKRPLTVEIFDHFPLQVQATGFPLRLGLAIGTFAEPLYEVTAIERGKLNFPCLQVRILSPLQLWWHDLKLPVVSETKVYPNFAAVAQYALMATDHHLSHMGIMKKRRRGEGQDFHQLREYRAGDSLRQIDWKASSRMRKPISREYQDERDQEIIFMLDCGHRMLAQDDALSHFDHTLNAILLLTYVALRQGDSVGLGSFAGQNRWLPAHKGQHQVQQMLNALYDLQPTTHAPDYVQAATELLVRQKKRALIVLLTNLRDEDLDDLLPALHILRKRHVVLLASMREQALDQALAAPVDNQEDALHTAAVQHYLASREATLDRVRAAGIRCMDVPPPELSVNLINHYLDIKRSGLL; translated from the coding sequence CAGTTGGAATCAGCCTGTTGGTGGCGTTTGCCGATTTATTGCTGGTGGTGACAGAACCTGCGCCGCGCGGTGAACGTTTCGTGCCACATTCTTTGCCATTAGGGGTGAAACGCACGGTGCGGCTGCGTCTGCATAACACGGGTAAGCGTCCGCTTACGGTGGAAATATTCGATCATTTTCCGCTACAAGTGCAAGCCACCGGCTTTCCGCTGCGTTTGGGGCTGGCTATTGGCACATTTGCCGAGCCACTGTATGAAGTGACGGCGATTGAACGCGGCAAGCTGAATTTCCCCTGTTTGCAGGTACGCATTCTGTCGCCGCTGCAATTATGGTGGCATGACTTGAAACTGCCGGTAGTTTCTGAAACCAAGGTTTACCCCAATTTTGCCGCTGTCGCGCAATACGCACTGATGGCGACGGATCACCACCTCAGCCACATGGGAATTATGAAAAAACGCCGTCGCGGTGAAGGTCAGGATTTCCACCAATTACGCGAATACCGCGCCGGGGATAGTTTGCGCCAAATCGACTGGAAAGCGAGTTCACGGATGCGCAAGCCCATTTCCCGCGAATACCAAGACGAACGCGATCAAGAAATCATTTTTATGTTGGATTGCGGGCATCGGATGCTGGCGCAAGACGACGCGCTGTCGCACTTTGATCACACCTTGAATGCCATTTTGTTACTGACTTATGTGGCGCTACGCCAAGGGGATTCGGTGGGCTTGGGCAGTTTCGCGGGGCAAAACCGCTGGTTGCCTGCGCACAAGGGGCAACACCAAGTGCAACAGATGTTGAATGCCTTGTACGATTTGCAGCCGACCACGCACGCACCGGATTATGTGCAAGCTGCTACCGAATTGCTGGTGCGTCAGAAAAAACGGGCACTGATTGTGTTGCTCACCAATTTGCGCGATGAGGATTTGGATGATTTATTGCCAGCGCTGCACATTCTGCGCAAACGGCATGTCGTGCTACTCGCAAGTATGCGGGAACAGGCGCTTGATCAAGCGTTAGCTGCGCCAGTGGATAATCAAGAAGATGCTTTGCATACCGCCGCCGTGCAACATTATCTGGCAAGCCGCGAAGCGACCTTGGATCGGGTACGGGCGGCGGGTATTCGTTGTATGGATGTGCCGCCCCCGGAATTATCGGTGAATCTGATTAATCATTACCTCGATATTAAGCGCAGCGGCCTGCTGTAA